The Kineothrix sp. MB12-C1 genome includes a window with the following:
- a CDS encoding GNAT family N-acetyltransferase, translating into MEANITIAETDRLILRRYKKNDLHDLYEYLSNSEVVKYEPYKPMSMEEVESNLEWRISTEEMIAVELKSNNKMIGNVYLGKRDFESLEMGYVFNKDYWGKGYARESCAKLIALAFSNSIHRIFAQCDPQNSDSWTLLESLGFEKEAHLKKNVYFWRDNENNPIWKDTYIYAKLNV; encoded by the coding sequence ATGGAAGCAAATATTACGATTGCGGAAACAGATAGATTGATTTTAAGAAGATATAAGAAAAATGATTTACACGATTTGTATGAATATTTATCGAATTCTGAAGTCGTTAAATATGAACCATATAAGCCCATGAGTATGGAAGAAGTAGAGAGTAATCTTGAATGGAGAATTTCGACGGAAGAAATGATTGCAGTTGAATTAAAGAGCAATAATAAAATGATAGGAAATGTATATTTAGGGAAGAGGGATTTTGAATCACTTGAAATGGGATATGTATTCAATAAAGATTATTGGGGCAAAGGTTATGCGAGAGAAAGTTGTGCGAAGTTAATTGCATTAGCATTTTCTAATAGTATACATAGAATTTTTGCTCAATGCGACCCGCAAAATTCTGATTCATGGACTTTGTTAGAGTCACTAGGATTTGAGAAAGAAGCACATTTAAAGAAAAATGTGTATTTTTGGAGGGATAATGAGAATAACCCCATTTGGAAAGATACATACATATATGCAAAGTTGAATGTATAA
- a CDS encoding DUF5131 family protein, producing MNWEPWTGCYQISDGCTYCYFYGPHAKRCGQNTIQKTDKFDWPIRTNTKGEYNIKGNKILATCFATDWEHCT from the coding sequence ATGAATTGGGAACCGTGGACAGGATGTTATCAAATTAGTGATGGATGCACATATTGTTATTTTTATGGACCGCATGCAAAACGCTGCGGTCAAAACACCATTCAGAAAACAGATAAATTTGATTGGCCTATAAGGACAAACACTAAGGGTGAATACAATATTAAAGGAAATAAAATCCTTGCCACTTGTTTTGCTACTGATTGGGAGCATTGCACGTGA
- a CDS encoding 4Fe-4S dicluster domain-containing protein, which translates to MYQQIAGLFGQRLYFINKTKQYSNKLHINSEKCIGCNKCVALCPMKNIELKNKVAVSGNRCTLCYRCVNHCPKQAITLLGKRVIEQSNIDKYL; encoded by the coding sequence TTGTATCAGCAGATCGCAGGACTTTTTGGACAAAGACTGTACTTTATAAATAAAACGAAGCAATATTCGAATAAGCTACATATAAATTCTGAAAAATGTATTGGCTGTAATAAATGTGTTGCTCTGTGCCCTATGAAAAATATAGAATTAAAAAATAAAGTTGCTGTATCCGGAAATCGATGCACCCTGTGTTATCGCTGTGTGAATCATTGTCCGAAGCAAGCCATTACGTTATTAGGAAAGCGCGTGATCGAGCAAAGCAATATAGATAAGTATCTGTAA
- a CDS encoding GNAT family N-acetyltransferase — protein MRIEKGSLNDINELENLYDDLNDYLEIHVNFPGWRKGIYPVKETALKGIEEGNLFVIKNDEHIMGSVILRHKPELAYSKADWKIDLEDKDIYVVYTFAIHPLYLKRGVGKALMDFIIQYSKDTKIKAIRLDVYEKNIPAIHLYKKCGFQYIDTVDLGYSAYGLDKFELYQKIL, from the coding sequence ATGAGGATTGAAAAAGGAAGTCTGAATGATATCAATGAATTGGAAAATCTATACGATGATTTAAATGATTACCTGGAAATACATGTTAATTTTCCGGGGTGGAGAAAGGGTATATATCCTGTTAAAGAAACTGCTCTTAAAGGTATTGAAGAAGGTAATCTATTTGTGATTAAAAATGATGAACATATTATGGGGAGTGTAATTTTAAGACATAAGCCTGAGTTGGCATATTCTAAAGCCGATTGGAAAATAGATTTAGAAGATAAAGATATTTATGTCGTATATACATTTGCAATACATCCTCTTTATTTAAAGCGGGGAGTAGGGAAAGCATTGATGGATTTTATTATTCAATACAGTAAAGATACGAAGATAAAAGCCATTCGTTTGGATGTATATGAAAAAAATATACCTGCGATTCATCTCTATAAAAAATGTGGGTTTCAATATATTGATACGGTAGATCTGGGATATAGTGCATATGGATTGGATAAGTTCGAACTTTATCAAAAGATCTTATAG
- a CDS encoding alpha/beta hydrolase — MKAQNINISNIPAIIWGEQSDKIYIHVHGKISCKEYAESFAEIAEKKGYQTLSFDLPEHGERKESDYRCDIWNGMHDLTIIGDYVFSKWSDVSLYACSLGAYFSLNAYADRNFTKCLFQSPILDMEYLVRQMFCWFDITEEKLRMEKEISTPIDLLRWDYYQYVKEHPIQNWNLPTSILYGGKDDLQSAEVIRKFVQERGCKLTISQGSEHPFMQKEDIKIVRIWLEENI, encoded by the coding sequence ATGAAAGCTCAAAATATTAACATTAGTAATATCCCTGCTATTATTTGGGGTGAACAATCCGATAAGATATATATACATGTTCATGGAAAAATATCTTGCAAAGAATATGCAGAGAGTTTTGCTGAAATAGCAGAGAAAAAAGGATATCAAACACTTAGTTTTGATTTGCCGGAACATGGGGAAAGAAAGGAGAGCGATTATCGTTGCGATATCTGGAATGGGATGCATGACCTTACTATAATTGGTGATTATGTTTTTTCAAAGTGGAGTGATGTTTCGTTATATGCTTGCAGCCTTGGAGCATATTTTAGTTTGAATGCTTATGCGGACAGAAATTTTACGAAATGTCTTTTTCAATCTCCTATATTAGATATGGAATATCTTGTTAGGCAGATGTTTTGCTGGTTTGATATAACGGAGGAGAAATTACGTATGGAAAAAGAAATCTCTACTCCTATTGATTTACTGCGTTGGGATTATTATCAATATGTGAAGGAACACCCAATTCAAAATTGGAATCTCCCCACATCAATACTTTATGGGGGAAAGGATGATTTGCAGTCAGCAGAAGTCATTCGAAAGTTTGTGCAAGAGCGAGGATGTAAACTGACAATATCTCAAGGTAGTGAACATCCTTTTATGCAAAAAGAGGATATAAAAATAGTCCGTATATGGCTTGAAGAAAATATATAA
- a CDS encoding aspartate/glutamate racemase family protein — translation MKTIGLLGGMSWESTVTYYQIINESVKRELGGFHSAKVLLYSVDFAEIEKCQADGDWEKSADILSVAAENLEKAGADFIVICTNTMHKVAPRIQSRITIPIIHIAEATADELKKHNITKVALLGTKYTMTQDFYKDKLIEAGIEVLIPDEQGVEAVNNIIYNELCLGIISEPSKEKYRNIIENLAKKGAQGVILGCTEIGLLIQQEDADLPIFDTTRIHASKAAMLSVKG, via the coding sequence TTGAAAACAATAGGATTGCTCGGGGGAATGAGTTGGGAGAGTACGGTTACTTATTATCAAATTATCAATGAATCGGTGAAAAGAGAACTCGGAGGATTCCATTCGGCAAAAGTGTTATTATACAGCGTGGATTTTGCTGAAATTGAGAAGTGCCAGGCGGATGGCGATTGGGAGAAGAGTGCAGATATTTTATCGGTCGCGGCTGAAAATTTGGAGAAGGCAGGAGCAGATTTTATTGTAATCTGTACGAATACCATGCATAAAGTAGCTCCCCGGATTCAAAGTAGAATTACGATTCCGATCATACATATCGCAGAGGCGACTGCAGATGAATTAAAAAAGCATAATATTACGAAAGTTGCATTGCTCGGAACCAAATATACGATGACACAAGACTTTTATAAAGACAAGCTGATAGAGGCGGGAATTGAGGTTCTTATTCCTGATGAGCAGGGAGTAGAGGCTGTAAATAATATAATCTATAATGAATTGTGCTTAGGTATTATTTCGGAACCTTCGAAAGAGAAGTATAGGAATATTATTGAGAATCTTGCAAAAAAGGGTGCTCAAGGAGTGATTCTGGGCTGTACGGAAATTGGCTTATTGATTCAGCAAGAGGATGCGGACTTGCCCATTTTCGATACAACTAGGATTCATGCATCGAAAGCCGCCATGTTGTCTGTGAAGGGATAA
- a CDS encoding YoaK family protein, giving the protein MKKVQQASESFLVAAILTLSGGFMDAYSYLCREQVFANAQTGNILLFGINLSTGNFADALRYFIPILAFAFGVAIAEIVRNCFRNKKYLHWRQVTLLAEIVALFVVAFIPQDLNLLANSLISFACGAQVESFRKVNGNGIATTMCIGNLRAATQAICNYGLTKNLTSKQDGFLYFSIIVIFIMGAIIGNFCVGIWQEKSIIVSAILLSVGFVCMLIPKED; this is encoded by the coding sequence ATGAAAAAAGTTCAACAAGCATCAGAATCATTTCTGGTTGCAGCTATATTAACGCTATCTGGAGGATTTATGGATGCTTATTCATATTTATGTAGAGAACAAGTTTTTGCGAATGCTCAGACAGGGAATATTCTGTTGTTTGGGATTAATCTTTCAACAGGTAACTTCGCCGATGCGCTGAGGTATTTTATTCCCATATTAGCATTCGCTTTTGGCGTTGCTATTGCAGAAATTGTTAGAAACTGCTTCCGTAATAAAAAATATCTCCATTGGCGTCAGGTTACGCTTTTGGCAGAGATTGTTGCTTTATTTGTAGTAGCATTTATTCCTCAAGATTTAAATCTACTCGCTAATAGCCTTATTTCCTTCGCCTGTGGCGCACAAGTTGAGAGCTTCCGTAAGGTAAATGGAAACGGAATTGCAACGACAATGTGTATTGGCAACTTACGGGCGGCTACACAAGCTATATGTAATTATGGTCTTACTAAAAATTTAACATCAAAACAAGATGGTTTTTTATATTTTAGTATTATTGTAATTTTTATAATGGGAGCAATTATTGGAAATTTCTGTGTCGGAATATGGCAGGAAAAATCAATTATAGTTAGTGCGATATTGTTATCGGTAGGTTTTGTATGTATGCTTATTCCCAAGGAAGATTAA
- a CDS encoding DNA-3-methyladenine glycosylase I: MDEIIRCDWAMKSKMEQEYHDREWGIPVHDDKKLFKMLILEGKQAGLSWTTILAKMDTLCAAFDNFDPEVLVTYDNDKIESLLHNDGIIKNRQKVNAVVNNAKVYFEICEEFGSLDNYLWSFVNYRPIVNKWTRIEEVPSSTPISDVISKDLKKRGFKFVGTTTIYAFMQAAGMVNDHLISCDFYDCSRI; this comes from the coding sequence ATGGATGAGATAATAAGATGCGATTGGGCTATGAAAAGTAAAATGGAACAAGAATATCACGATCGTGAATGGGGGATTCCTGTCCATGATGATAAAAAGCTATTTAAAATGCTTATATTAGAAGGAAAACAAGCAGGACTGAGTTGGACAACAATTCTTGCGAAAATGGATACCCTTTGCGCCGCGTTTGATAATTTCGATCCGGAGGTTCTTGTAACTTATGATAATGATAAGATTGAGTCCCTTCTACATAATGATGGGATTATTAAGAATAGGCAGAAAGTAAATGCCGTTGTTAATAATGCAAAGGTATATTTCGAAATTTGTGAAGAGTTTGGCTCTTTAGATAATTACTTATGGTCATTTGTGAACTATCGACCGATTGTCAATAAATGGACCCGGATTGAAGAGGTTCCATCCAGTACGCCTATTTCAGATGTTATCAGTAAAGATCTGAAAAAGCGTGGATTTAAGTTTGTGGGTACAACGACAATATATGCGTTCATGCAGGCAGCCGGAATGGTGAATGATCATTTGATTTCCTGTGATTTTTATGATTGTTCAAGGATTTAG
- a CDS encoding GNAT family N-acetyltransferase — MIRKMEKSDINRVMQIWQDTNVKAHNFIPETYWRNKYNEVEELLLQSELYVFEDGISHEIQGFIGLIDSYIGGIFVCDQSQCKGIGKQLLDYAKKVKISLSLSVYQKNVKAIEFYKRENFKIKSEGIDKDTNQREYFMVWES, encoded by the coding sequence ATGATTAGAAAAATGGAAAAGTCAGATATAAATAGGGTGATGCAAATATGGCAGGACACGAATGTAAAAGCTCACAATTTTATTCCGGAAACTTATTGGAGAAATAAATATAATGAGGTAGAAGAACTGTTGTTGCAATCGGAGTTGTATGTTTTTGAAGACGGGATTAGTCATGAAATACAAGGTTTCATCGGATTGATTGACAGTTATATCGGAGGTATTTTTGTCTGCGATCAATCGCAATGTAAAGGAATCGGAAAACAATTGTTAGATTATGCAAAGAAAGTTAAAATTAGCTTATCTTTAAGTGTATATCAAAAAAATGTAAAGGCAATAGAGTTCTACAAAAGAGAGAATTTTAAGATTAAATCAGAAGGAATTGATAAAGATACAAATCAGAGGGAATATTTTATGGTATGGGAATCCTAG
- a CDS encoding glycoside hydrolase family 3 protein → MGNRIFDLDRYAKKAREAAAEGIVMLKNDNHLLPLAKDTKVALFGRTQFHYYKSGTGSGGLVNTKYVIGIWEALEMEKCFAVNKTVKAVYEDWLLEHPFETGDGWAKEPWFQEEMPLKAEFVEEARKESDVAIIVIGRTAGEDKDNKAEDGSYLLTKEERDMLNKVCAVFERTIVVLNVGNIIDMKWVNEVNPSSVLYVWQGGQEGGHGIIDVLNGTVTPSGRLTDTIASDITDYPSTANYGDDDRNLYKEDIYVGYRYFETFAKDKVLYPFGFGLSYTAFDKELVGMEAEEDKVTFQVKVTNTGEYEGKEVVQIYCQAPQGKLGKPARVLCGFTKTKLLTPEDDTIVTISCPKYFLASYDDSGVTGHRYSYVMEEGSYQFYMGGDVREASRVGEIVLDTLTVLETFEEVIAPDVSYQRMRPAAGENGALTISYEAVPVRTVDPMKRRGENLPVEVAYTGDQGWKLVDVFEGKVSMETFIAQLSDEDLCCIVRGEGMCSPKVTPGTASAFGAVTESLEGFGIPLGCCADGPSGIRMDSGSLAFAMPNGTCLACSFNEELLQELYEFEGMELRMNHIDTLLGPGMNLHRNPMNGRNFEYFSEDPLLTGRMAAAQLKGMHKYGVTGTIKHFICNNQEHRRNDAEAIVSERALRELYLRGFEIAVKEGDAYSIMSTYGPVNGFWTSTNYDLLTTVLRKEWGFKGIVMTDWWAKGNEPGGPGDVKNTSAMVRCQNDLYMVTTDAKANTQQDDSMEGLINNRTTRGEFQRSAMNICYALMKLPAFLRVQGIETELDRQLKECITEEEMELRDIKILEVEGEAEIPLEWIDTRKGKATVLQVVLKGKNTARLTFLSRVTGAEELSQIPVSIFKDKQLVKTVTLTGKDSEWKEVSLDLGEFFGNTCFLKLYFGQGGMELKECKIEQI, encoded by the coding sequence ATGGGCAATAGGATCTTTGATTTGGATAGGTATGCGAAAAAGGCCAGAGAAGCCGCAGCAGAAGGAATTGTTATGCTGAAAAATGATAATCATTTGCTTCCGCTCGCTAAAGATACGAAGGTAGCTTTGTTTGGAAGGACACAGTTTCATTATTATAAAAGCGGCACTGGCTCAGGAGGTCTGGTAAATACAAAATATGTTATCGGTATATGGGAAGCATTGGAGATGGAGAAATGCTTTGCCGTGAACAAGACGGTAAAGGCAGTATACGAGGACTGGCTTTTAGAACACCCCTTTGAAACTGGTGATGGTTGGGCGAAAGAGCCTTGGTTTCAGGAAGAGATGCCGTTAAAGGCTGAATTCGTGGAGGAAGCGAGGAAAGAATCGGATGTAGCGATTATTGTTATAGGGCGTACCGCCGGTGAAGACAAGGACAATAAAGCGGAAGACGGAAGCTATCTGCTGACAAAAGAAGAGCGCGATATGCTTAATAAGGTATGTGCGGTTTTCGAGCGTACAATTGTTGTGCTGAATGTGGGAAACATTATTGATATGAAGTGGGTAAACGAGGTGAATCCGTCTTCCGTTCTATATGTATGGCAGGGCGGCCAGGAAGGCGGCCACGGTATAATCGATGTATTAAATGGAACGGTAACTCCTTCCGGACGGTTGACGGATACGATTGCTTCTGATATTACCGATTATCCGTCCACAGCCAACTATGGGGATGATGACCGCAATCTTTATAAAGAAGATATTTATGTAGGATATCGGTACTTTGAGACTTTTGCAAAGGATAAAGTTCTGTATCCCTTTGGCTTTGGTCTTTCCTATACTGCTTTTGACAAAGAATTAGTAGGTATGGAAGCAGAAGAAGACAAAGTTACTTTTCAAGTTAAGGTGACCAATACCGGAGAATACGAAGGAAAGGAAGTCGTTCAAATATACTGTCAGGCACCTCAAGGTAAGCTTGGCAAACCGGCTCGTGTATTGTGCGGATTTACGAAGACAAAGCTGCTCACTCCTGAGGATGATACGATTGTGACAATTTCTTGTCCGAAGTATTTTCTTGCATCCTATGATGACAGCGGAGTGACGGGACATAGATATAGTTATGTTATGGAGGAAGGAAGTTACCAATTCTATATGGGCGGTGATGTAAGGGAGGCTTCTCGTGTGGGAGAGATCGTTCTGGATACACTTACCGTTCTTGAGACATTTGAAGAGGTAATTGCTCCTGATGTTTCTTATCAGAGAATGAGACCTGCAGCAGGGGAAAATGGAGCGCTTACTATTTCTTATGAAGCAGTACCTGTAAGGACAGTGGACCCCATGAAGCGAAGAGGAGAAAATCTACCTGTAGAGGTAGCTTATACAGGAGACCAGGGGTGGAAGCTTGTGGATGTTTTCGAAGGAAAAGTATCTATGGAAACTTTCATTGCACAGCTTTCCGATGAAGATTTGTGCTGTATCGTACGTGGTGAGGGCATGTGTTCTCCGAAGGTAACACCTGGCACGGCATCTGCGTTTGGAGCGGTTACTGAGAGTTTAGAAGGTTTTGGGATTCCTCTCGGATGCTGTGCGGATGGTCCCAGTGGAATTCGTATGGATAGCGGAAGCCTTGCTTTTGCGATGCCCAACGGTACTTGTCTTGCTTGTTCTTTTAATGAGGAACTTTTACAAGAACTATATGAATTCGAAGGAATGGAACTTCGCATGAATCATATCGATACCTTACTGGGTCCCGGTATGAACTTGCATCGGAATCCGATGAATGGACGCAATTTCGAATATTTCTCAGAGGATCCTCTCCTAACGGGTAGAATGGCAGCAGCGCAGTTAAAAGGAATGCATAAGTATGGGGTGACGGGTACGATTAAGCATTTCATATGCAATAATCAGGAGCATAGACGCAATGATGCGGAAGCGATAGTGTCGGAACGCGCACTGAGGGAGTTGTATCTAAGAGGATTCGAAATCGCGGTGAAAGAAGGCGATGCTTACTCCATTATGAGTACCTACGGGCCGGTTAACGGCTTCTGGACATCCACGAACTATGATCTGCTGACTACCGTACTACGGAAGGAATGGGGATTCAAAGGAATCGTTATGACTGACTGGTGGGCGAAAGGCAATGAGCCTGGAGGTCCCGGAGATGTGAAAAATACGTCGGCTATGGTTCGCTGCCAGAACGATTTATATATGGTAACTACCGATGCCAAGGCGAATACACAGCAGGATGATTCCATGGAGGGGCTTATAAATAATCGTACCACAAGGGGTGAATTCCAGAGAAGTGCTATGAATATTTGCTATGCTCTTATGAAGCTTCCGGCATTTTTACGTGTCCAGGGGATTGAGACAGAGCTGGATAGACAATTGAAGGAATGCATTACCGAGGAAGAAATGGAACTGCGCGATATTAAGATTTTAGAAGTAGAAGGGGAAGCAGAGATTCCGCTTGAATGGATCGATACGAGAAAAGGGAAAGCGACTGTTTTACAAGTTGTATTAAAAGGGAAAAATACTGCCAGACTGACTTTCTTAAGCAGGGTAACAGGGGCAGAAGAATTATCCCAGATACCTGTATCCATTTTCAAAGATAAACAACTGGTGAAAACTGTTACGTTGACCGGGAAGGATAGTGAGTGGAAAGAAGTATCCCTTGACTTAGGAGAATTCTTCGGCAACACTTGTTTCTTGAAGCTTTATTTCGGTCAAGGTGGAATGGAACTGAAAGAATGCAAAATAGAACAAATATAG
- a CDS encoding cation diffusion facilitator family transporter, whose product MISLLARLFIREDDDISSLRVRQAYGILCGAVGIALNLFLFAGKFFAGVLSNSIAVTADAFNNLSDAGSSLITLIGFKMAGQEADSDHPFGHGRIEYLSGLLVSIAILIMAFELVRSSIDKILHPQPVVFNPVTVIILLISICVKLYMSFYNKSIGKKLDSATMHATSMDSLSDSMATTVVLIAAIVGELTGLAIDGYCGVLVALFIFYAGYSAAKETISPLLGQPPRPEFVQQVESIVMSYEHVLGIHDMIVHDYGPGRVMLSLHAEVPADGDMLTLHDMIDNIEHRLQNELRCEAVIHMDPILMKDEQTNVLKSQISGIIAETYPEIHFHDFRLVKGPTHTNIIFDIEVPFHYRQSDEEIIAYLKERIKCIDSSYDAVIQVDKIAHSNALQK is encoded by the coding sequence ATGATATCTTTACTTGCCAGACTTTTTATTCGGGAAGACGATGACATCTCTTCCCTTCGCGTACGACAGGCATACGGTATATTGTGCGGTGCTGTAGGTATCGCTTTGAATCTCTTTCTCTTTGCCGGAAAATTCTTCGCCGGAGTTCTTAGCAACTCCATTGCGGTAACTGCCGATGCTTTCAATAACCTATCCGATGCGGGTTCTTCCTTAATTACACTCATCGGCTTTAAAATGGCCGGCCAGGAAGCGGATTCAGACCATCCGTTCGGTCATGGACGTATTGAATATTTATCAGGTCTTCTCGTATCCATCGCTATCTTGATTATGGCCTTCGAGTTGGTCCGTTCCTCTATCGATAAAATCTTACATCCTCAGCCCGTGGTCTTTAACCCTGTCACCGTAATCATTTTGCTGATTTCTATCTGTGTAAAACTATACATGTCCTTTTATAATAAAAGTATCGGCAAAAAGCTTGACAGTGCCACCATGCATGCTACATCGATGGATAGCCTAAGCGATAGCATGGCAACTACGGTCGTCCTTATTGCCGCTATAGTAGGTGAACTTACCGGCCTTGCCATCGACGGTTACTGCGGCGTTTTAGTTGCCCTTTTCATCTTCTATGCCGGATATAGTGCGGCGAAGGAAACTATCAGCCCATTGCTCGGCCAGCCGCCCCGTCCCGAATTCGTCCAACAGGTGGAATCGATCGTTATGAGCTACGAACACGTTCTTGGTATTCACGATATGATCGTCCATGACTATGGTCCCGGCCGTGTTATGCTCTCTCTTCATGCGGAAGTACCGGCGGACGGCGATATGCTCACACTTCATGATATGATCGATAATATCGAACACAGACTTCAAAATGAACTCCGCTGTGAGGCCGTCATACATATGGATCCAATTCTTATGAAGGACGAACAGACGAATGTTTTGAAAAGCCAAATTAGCGGGATAATTGCTGAAACCTACCCCGAGATTCATTTTCACGATTTCCGTTTGGTAAAGGGCCCTACCCATACAAATATCATTTTCGATATCGAGGTCCCCTTTCACTATAGACAAAGTGATGAAGAAATTATCGCTTATCTAAAAGAACGTATTAAATGTATCGATTCCTCCTATGATGCAGTGATACAAGTAGATAAGATAGCACATTCAAATGCCCTGCAGAAATGA
- the gpmI gene encoding 2,3-bisphosphoglycerate-independent phosphoglycerate mutase yields the protein MSKKPTVLMILDGYGLNEREDGNAVAEANTPVMDNLMKEYPFVKGYASGMAVGLPDGQMGNSEVGHLNMGAGRIVYQELTRITKEIHDGTFFENPALLKAIENCKANDSALHMFGLVSDGGVHSHNTHIYGILELAKRNGLSKVYVHCFLDGRDTPPESGKGFVEQLEEKMKEIGVGEVASVSGRYYAMDRDNNYDRVKLAYDALTKGEGLKAVSGPAAIAESYDRGETDEFVKPTVIEKNRAPVALIKDKDSVIFFNFRPDRAREITRCFCDNEFTAFDRGDRVDTTFVCFSDYDPTIPNKDVAFHKIAVTNTFGEWLAQNHMTQARIAETEKYAHVTFFFNGGVETPNEGEDRILVNSPKDVATYDLKPEMSAYEVCDKLVGAIKSDKYDVIVVNFANPDMVGHTGVENAAIRAIEAVDECVGRAVEAIREVGGAMFICADHGNAEQLVDYVTGEPFTAHTTNPVPFILVNYDEAYTLKEDGCLADIIPTMIEMMGMKQPEEMTGKSLLIKK from the coding sequence ATGAGTAAGAAACCAACAGTATTGATGATTTTGGATGGCTATGGCTTGAATGAAAGAGAAGACGGCAATGCCGTGGCAGAAGCTAATACGCCAGTGATGGATAACTTGATGAAGGAGTATCCTTTTGTAAAAGGTTATGCCAGTGGTATGGCAGTAGGCCTTCCTGACGGACAGATGGGTAACTCGGAGGTAGGACATCTTAATATGGGCGCCGGACGTATCGTATATCAGGAACTTACGAGAATTACGAAAGAGATTCATGACGGTACTTTCTTTGAAAATCCTGCTCTTTTGAAGGCGATAGAGAACTGTAAAGCGAATGATTCCGCACTTCATATGTTCGGGCTCGTATCCGATGGCGGTGTTCATAGCCACAATACTCATATCTACGGAATCCTCGAGCTGGCGAAGAGAAATGGCCTTTCTAAAGTATATGTACATTGCTTCTTAGATGGAAGAGATACTCCTCCTGAGAGCGGAAAAGGTTTCGTAGAGCAGTTAGAAGAGAAGATGAAAGAAATCGGTGTAGGTGAAGTAGCTTCTGTATCCGGTCGTTACTACGCCATGGATAGAGATAATAACTACGACAGAGTGAAGCTCGCTTATGATGCATTGACAAAGGGTGAAGGATTAAAAGCGGTAAGTGGCCCGGCAGCTATTGCAGAGTCTTATGACAGAGGCGAGACGGATGAGTTCGTAAAACCTACAGTAATTGAAAAGAATCGCGCTCCGGTAGCTCTGATTAAGGATAAGGATTCTGTTATATTCTTCAACTTCAGACCGGATAGGGCAAGAGAGATTACAAGATGCTTCTGTGACAATGAGTTCACAGCATTTGACAGAGGTGACAGAGTGGATACGACGTTCGTATGCTTCTCCGATTACGATCCTACCATTCCGAATAAGGATGTAGCATTCCATAAGATTGCAGTAACTAATACATTTGGTGAATGGCTTGCACAAAACCATATGACACAGGCGAGAATTGCAGAGACGGAGAAATATGCACATGTTACTTTCTTCTTTAACGGCGGTGTAGAAACACCGAATGAAGGAGAAGACAGAATTCTTGTTAATTCACCTAAGGATGTTGCTACTTATGACTTGAAGCCTGAAATGAGTGCTTATGAAGTATGCGATAAACTGGTAGGAGCAATTAAATCTGACAAATACGATGTTATCGTAGTGAACTTTGCCAATCCGGATATGGTTGGACACACAGGTGTGGAGAACGCTGCGATCCGAGCAATCGAAGCAGTGGACGAATGTGTGGGAAGGGCAGTAGAAGCTATCAGAGAAGTAGGGGGAGCGATGTTTATCTGTGCGGATCACGGAAATGCAGAGCAGCTCGTAGATTATGTAACGGGAGAACCTTTCACAGCTCATACTACGAATCCGGTACCATTTATCCTTGTGAACTACGATGAGGCTTATACACTGAAAGAAGACGGATGCCTTGCAGACATTATTCCTACGATGATTGAGATGATGGGAATGAAACAACCGGAAGAGATGACCGGAAAGTCATTGTTGATTAAGAAATAA
- a CDS encoding DUF554 family protein: MLGTLVNAIAIIVGAVVGIVLKKGLPGRMTDTLMKGVGLCTVFLGISGSLTCLCRCYGDCRCLTKWAYGRS, translated from the coding sequence ATGTTAGGAACGTTAGTAAATGCGATAGCTATTATAGTAGGTGCAGTAGTAGGAATCGTTTTAAAGAAGGGGTTGCCGGGGAGAATGACGGATACCTTAATGAAGGGAGTCGGACTGTGTACCGTATTTCTCGGTATCAGTGGTTCCTTGACTTGTTTGTGTAGGTGCTATGGCGATTGTAGGTGCCTTACAAAGTGGGCTTATGGGAGATCATAA